One part of the Gossypium raimondii isolate GPD5lz chromosome 1, ASM2569854v1, whole genome shotgun sequence genome encodes these proteins:
- the LOC105777125 gene encoding gamma-glutamyl hydrolase 2 isoform X2, whose translation MPSLFGSNPSSSDPANDTVPSPSSSCSSSSSPDMWNYFFIPILLHLTKKLSLAKAQTSTGLLLPSQRGDGSADDSLISFSRCANADPKLYYRPVIGILSHPVGGASGGRSYIVASYVKFVEAAGGRVIPLIYNEPEEILFQKLELVNGVLLPGGRSKSGLYYDIAEKIFKKVIEKNDRGDHFPLYAICLGFELLTMIISEWGISPEKLQNTPNLSRFFKILTTSTDKNNKVYVSTAQAHRYPVTAFQWHPEKNAFESGLSMIPHSDDAIEVTQHVANFFIREARRSLNRPAAQKVRDSLIYNYRPKYYGKAGKGFDQVYIFTQRQARN comes from the exons ATGCCCTCCTTATTTGGCTCTAACCCTTCATCCTCCGATCCTGCAAACGACACCGTGCCTTCCCCTTCCTCTTCTtgttcctcctcctcctctccggACATGTGGAATTACTTTTTTATCCCTATCCTCCTCCACCTCACCAAAAAACTCTCCCTTGCTAAAGCTCAAACCTCAACTGGACTCCTCCTCCCGAGTCAACGCGGCGACGGCTCGGCCGATGATTCACTAATTTCCTTTTCGAGGTGCGCGAATGCTGACCCGAAGCTATATTATCGGCCTGTGATTGGGATACTGAGTCATCCAGTAGGCGGCGCGTCGGGGGGCCGTTCCTACATAGTTGCGTCGTACGTGAAGTTCGTGGAAGCGGCCGGGGGTCGAGTCATTCCTCTTATTTATAATGAGCCGGAAGAGATTCTTTTCCAG AAGCTTGAATTGGTTAATGGCGTGCTTTTACCAGGAGGGCGGTCTAAATCCGGCTTGTACTATGATATTGCTGAAAAGATTTTCAag AAAGTTATAGAGAAGAACGATAGGGGAGATCATTTCCCGTTATATGCCATTTGTTTGGGTTTTGAACTTTTAACAATGATTATCAGCGAA TGGGGCATTTCACCAGAGAAGCTTCAAAATACTCCAAATCTGTCCAGATTCTTCAAGATCTTAACAACAAGCACAGATAAAAATAACAAG GTATATGTCTCCACTGCACAAGCACATCGCTATCCTGTCACTGCCTTCCAGTGGCATCCAGAG AAAAATGCTTTTGAATCGGGCTTGTCTATGATTCCACACTCAGACGACGCCATTGAAGTGACACAACATGTTGCAAACTTTTTCATCAG AGAGGCTAGGAGATCACTGAATAGGCCAGCTGCTCAAAAAGTGCGTGACAGCCTTATTTATAATTACAGGCCCAAGTATTATGGGAAAGCTGG GAAGGGTTTCGATCAGGTCTACATCTTTACACAACGTCAAGCTCGAAATTGA
- the LOC105777125 gene encoding gamma-glutamyl hydrolase 2 isoform X1, whose protein sequence is MPSLFGSNPSSSDPANDTVPSPSSSCSSSSSPDMWNYFFIPILLHLTKKLSLAKAQTSTGLLLPSQRGDGSADDSLISFSRCANADPKLYYRPVIGILSHPVGGASGGRSYIVASYVKFVEAAGGRVIPLIYNEPEEILFQKLELVNGVLLPGGRSKSGLYYDIAEKIFKKVIEKNDRGDHFPLYAICLGFELLTMIISEDKKILERFSALNRASSLQFVENVNIEGTVFQRFPPNLLQKLGTDLLVMQNHCWGISPEKLQNTPNLSRFFKILTTSTDKNNKVYVSTAQAHRYPVTAFQWHPEKNAFESGLSMIPHSDDAIEVTQHVANFFIREARRSLNRPAAQKVRDSLIYNYRPKYYGKAGKGFDQVYIFTQRQARN, encoded by the exons ATGCCCTCCTTATTTGGCTCTAACCCTTCATCCTCCGATCCTGCAAACGACACCGTGCCTTCCCCTTCCTCTTCTtgttcctcctcctcctctccggACATGTGGAATTACTTTTTTATCCCTATCCTCCTCCACCTCACCAAAAAACTCTCCCTTGCTAAAGCTCAAACCTCAACTGGACTCCTCCTCCCGAGTCAACGCGGCGACGGCTCGGCCGATGATTCACTAATTTCCTTTTCGAGGTGCGCGAATGCTGACCCGAAGCTATATTATCGGCCTGTGATTGGGATACTGAGTCATCCAGTAGGCGGCGCGTCGGGGGGCCGTTCCTACATAGTTGCGTCGTACGTGAAGTTCGTGGAAGCGGCCGGGGGTCGAGTCATTCCTCTTATTTATAATGAGCCGGAAGAGATTCTTTTCCAG AAGCTTGAATTGGTTAATGGCGTGCTTTTACCAGGAGGGCGGTCTAAATCCGGCTTGTACTATGATATTGCTGAAAAGATTTTCAag AAAGTTATAGAGAAGAACGATAGGGGAGATCATTTCCCGTTATATGCCATTTGTTTGGGTTTTGAACTTTTAACAATGATTATCAGCGAA GACAAAAAAATTCTTGAACGATTTTCTGCATTAAATCGGGCCTCTAGTCTCCAATTTGTGGAAAATGTTAATATTGAAGGAACAGTATTTCAAAG ATTTCCTCCAAATTTGCTGCAAAAGCTTGGCACAGATCTCCTAGTCATGCAAAACCATTGT TGGGGCATTTCACCAGAGAAGCTTCAAAATACTCCAAATCTGTCCAGATTCTTCAAGATCTTAACAACAAGCACAGATAAAAATAACAAG GTATATGTCTCCACTGCACAAGCACATCGCTATCCTGTCACTGCCTTCCAGTGGCATCCAGAG AAAAATGCTTTTGAATCGGGCTTGTCTATGATTCCACACTCAGACGACGCCATTGAAGTGACACAACATGTTGCAAACTTTTTCATCAG AGAGGCTAGGAGATCACTGAATAGGCCAGCTGCTCAAAAAGTGCGTGACAGCCTTATTTATAATTACAGGCCCAAGTATTATGGGAAAGCTGG GAAGGGTTTCGATCAGGTCTACATCTTTACACAACGTCAAGCTCGAAATTGA